Genomic DNA from Acipenser ruthenus chromosome 4, fAciRut3.2 maternal haplotype, whole genome shotgun sequence:
ATGTAGGCGATTCTGAGCTCTGTCTGCTCATTACCATCCTAACTGATATTCTTTCTAGTCAATGAGCATGTTAGTGACTACAGGTTTTGAAAATCACACCTACATTGACACGTCTAAATCCAGTGTTATCTCCAGGAGAGAACTGAGTCATCTAGACAAGCATAAGTGATTTAGATGCTTAAAACCCTAATTAAACACTTGGTCATTTATGAAAATTGGGGCTACCAGCCCTGACTACATCTgccttaaaaaaaaccaaaaaaaaactaattttagtCATGTATGAAAATAGGGCCCcatgtgagtaaaatgcaacattaccttgtaGTCATGactactttcaataaatactgtacatactttactGCTATTCACGTCACGAACATGTATTGCaagtgagtgtttgttttttttattattaaaaaataaaaataactcagacttattggtcacgtgtttctggcaattcccaggcaggctacaattagctgtaCCAGCATTTCTATGATCCATGATCTAACTGTcccatgcagtatattcacagttGACTATTGAGACGCCAATAACCAAccaagtacaagaagcttgataacatgcaaactcaagctgtgcagaaaaattgctatgcatattcttATCTGgagtgcttattattattattattattattattattattattattattattattattattattattattattgatttactttatttttaaaaatatttagtcAAGAAAGGACTTCAATAGTTATGTACTTTAATAAACCAAATATAGTGTCTTTTCAGTGTccaagtttattgtattttgaagTTCTTGGTGATCTACCTGGAACTTAAAAAATACAACCTAGAAAAATTATTCCAATCAGTTCAATTTCTCCCCGTCAGGTGCTAATTTCTAATAAAACGTCACCTTGGTATATAATAACTCCTCCAGCCAGGGAGAGGTGTTATTATATAGCATATGCCTGCTCCTGTGCAGCGTAGTACTGCAACCAGATAGGTATCAATGTTACAGAATAATCTTCTACCAAACTCACAGTGCAGAATCCACACCAGTGATCTGAGTATATTGATAGCAGGTAAGCTATCAATATACTCAGTGTTTTTCATGAATTGGTGTATTCAATTACAGAACAtattaaaccaattaaaatagttttaaattttaaataaaaaaaatggacctACTAGGAACTACTTTTACTGTCAGAATATTTCACTAATATTTAAACATTCTACTGTTCAATGGGGAAAGCCAAGACACTAGAAACAATTATTTGTTGTTCATTTGCATTGTATTGTTCATTTGCATTGTACTGGGTCAAATAAAGCACAGTATCACTTGTAGAGATTGACAGTAAGTAAGTGTATGTATATATCAAATGGTTTCTCCAAAAGTTCTTGAGGGTGTCTGAATGTAGATCATGGTACCCTGCTGTTGCATGTGTTATGACCTCTGTTTGGATGGGCTAATGATGGCTACAGTATGGGACAATTTCCATGAAAaaataaagcccctttcacactgccatgctctacctgggtcactacccggtgtcatgtgggtcggctacacaatttcacactgcttttgaagaAACAGGAtcaacctgggtgacagaagcaagtacacaagaATGTTGTTATGGACACTTCCAtgcaagcttctctggattgaatcgtcggcccaaatgttgatttagagcaaatgtttcttcgtCCCTGTTGCGAtctagctaaaaaaaaatatggctaaacagaataaacaaacctTCACGTgaacgtggctgtttgttattttgtcggcttacgaacggccgtcatgcattttgtcatttTTCACACAAGCCAGGATTGTTATCTGGGTAGCCAtaacccaggtaggagtgccagtgtgaaatgggcttgtctcacctttttctcattTTGATAGTActtttgggttgtgtgtgtttccatgtagttttcttttagcctgagAAATGATTGTTCTAAATGTAAATAACCTAAATGCTCATATAGGTTGTGATGCCCACATAATTTGGAGTCTCTGTCACTCATGGTACGCTGGCTGGTAGGTCTTGTCCATGTGACCCTGTACCTTGCATATAGCCATTAAGCTTGTGGGCTGCTGTTGACGTTCAACAAATCCCAAGTCCCAAGACCAACACTGGAGCACATTGAGCCTGCTCAACCTGCAGATGTTCAGTTAGCCTGAGAAGCTTATTATATGTAGTTTACAACCTCCATTAAGGAGATCCCAAAAGGAAGCTGTTCTGTTTGCATTCTGTGTTCTAAATGTCTATGACTCCTAACATGAGGAATGTCAGTGCTGCCTGCTCCTTCATTTTGTTCAGTTTTCACAGCAAATGAGAAGTGCTTGTTGGgcaacacattaaaaataaaataaaaaaatatatattgcaatcTGCTGGAATGAAAAAGTAGCGATTTTGTTCAAAATATGTATATTGACTAATTGTAGTAATGTCTTTCCTTTCACTCCAGGATTCTGTTGGTTGTTATGCTCTGATTCACAGCATACAGCACACCTGGCCTTAGTGACACCTATGCTCCTGTGCTGCCTGTTGTACTGAAAGATAAGCAGAAGACCAGTTGTTGAGAGTTTGTGTGTCTGGGATCTCTGCTTAGCTAGCCATGGGAGGAGCTGTGAGTGCTGGAGAGGATAACGATGAATTAATCGACAATCTGAAGGAGGCTCAGTACATTCGCACTGAGAGGGTGGAGCAAGCCTTTCGAGCCATTGACCGGGGAGAGTACTACCTGGAGGGATACAGGGACAATGCCTACAAAGACTTAGCCTGGAAGCATGGCAACATTCATTTGTCAGCACCATGCATTTACTCTGAAGTGATGGAGGCACTGAAACTACAACAGGGGTTGTCCTTTCTGAACCTTGGAAGTGGAACTGGCTACTTGAGTACAATGGTGGGCTTAATCATAGGTAATGTCTATGCTGTTCCCAGTTTAAATGGAAAAACTGGTTCAtacatagaaaatgtgttttcttttttgcataAATCTGTCTGTCAGCTTGTCTAGGTATCTGTCTCattctgttgtattttttttttttttgtaaagaaacaTATGCCTAAATTAGGTGGCACATTGTGtttcacaattaaataataacacagaatgaaacaatcacaaaataataatacaaaaccggTTCAATAAAATGTTTCCTTGTTGACCAGGAGACTCGTTTTAAAAGCAGTCATAAAATTAAATATTACTGACCTTTCCTGCTAGTGTTTAATATCATAATATCTGTAAAAGATAAACCTGCCATTAACACCACTATCTGCCAGTCCCTTTCAATTATGAGACAATCCAGCCTCTTCAGACCAGCTGTTTATAAAAACCATTTTACACTGAACATATATATTATGGGCTGATTCAACCAGTTACAATGCTTTTTATATATTATGAGCTGATTCAACCAGTTACAATGCTTTTTATATATTATGAGCTAATTCAACCAGTTACAATGCTTTTTATATATTATGAGCTGATTCAACCAGTTACAATGCTTTTTATATATTATGAGCTGATTCAACCAGTTACAATGCTTTTTGTAATGATCCAATTCAAAGCcaacaaagtgtttttgtttgtgacaATGTTTTCCTTAATTTTAAACATCGAGACCagcaacttttatttatttatttatttattttatctcagGCTTTACTAACAAATTATGAAGAATGCTTAAGACTTTGGAAGAAAGTCAATTTTTACATAACAAAATGAGGTGCTATCAAATCACATCCTAATAATGTATGATacatttctgtattgttttttgtaatgtaatataGTTAAATGTCAAGGTCAAGTTAAATAGCTGCTTTTTGAGGCAATTTAGTCCTTAAAAGCTAGATAAACTGTAAAGTCGGCACCTGCTATACACATTTTGCTGATATAGCATGATCTGTTTTTGTTTGGGGGTGCTGAACtgaaaatgggttgggagatagaAAGAGGGTTTTGGATGTATGCGTGAACCTTTTGTTAATCttcataaacacaaaacagtatttGGACAATTGCTCGCTCATTTAGACCAGGAAACATCTTGAACATGTCTCCTCCAATGTAATCAAGTTTAATCAACATTACTTACAACAACTTCATGAGAGTGTGTCAGGATATAGGAGGCTTACTTTTGCAGAAGCTTTGGACAGGCCATTCTCTTCAAAACTGGCCAAATCTGATGAAACTTTTTCACTGTATTGATGTCTGAATGGCCGTGTTATTAAAGTGTTGATTAAACGAATGCACTTATCTGATGCTATTCTGTAAGGTGCAGTTCATAACCTGTTTTTAAGGAACTAAAGTCAGTACATTCTTAAAGTGTACACCAGCTGTGTTGTTTAATTTGGATACTAGGCCTATACAGTGTAtggtatatacagctatggccaaaagtttaacaTCAGCAAaaattttaggatttagacatcCTAAAattttggagtagtggttagggctctggactcttgaccggagggtcatgggttcaatccccggtggggacactgctgctgtacccttgagcaaggtactttacctagattgctccagtaaaaacccaactgtataaatgggtaattgtatgtaaaaataatgtgatatcttgtaagtcgccctggataagggcgtctgctaagaaagaaattattattattattagacataataaaaaagataattaaaaactaacaatttagattttttaatttattttcatgtaatcaaactacaaaatgatatcgcaaaagtctaccggaagccataatagtaacacagtgtttcatgttagattttgaaatgtcacattttttaatttgtcagtttttcattaagtatatggaaaactacaaagtggtattgTACTGTACTTCATCAGGGCACACATGTCATTTTAAACATATTcacaaatgtacagtatgtacacatTTACACACTTGTGTAATTTTCTCAGTTTTTTAAATTATCGGTTTATTCCCATTTTATTGTTTATGTTTTTGTTACTGGACAATGCTGACCAATTTTAATGAAAACTAAAGTGTGTTTTTCAAATGTAAACACTAGTCTTTTACTGTTAGTTGTTTTGCAATGTTAGTGTATTCTGCCACCTTGTGGCCataaagttttttatttatttatttttattttagatttgcaTTTTATATAATTATACCCCATAGACATTCTAACATATATTTACATAATCTAATTAAGAAGAATAAAATATCACACAAAAGTGTTGAATTGACCAGGGGTTGAACTGATTCATGTGACTTGACATAATTAACGCAAACTGTGAAACAAGTTGAAATAGGTACAATTCTATATATGCATTAAATTTACAATCATGCTtgattttgtgtgtatatatatatatatatatatatatatatatatatatatatatatatatatatatatatatatatatatatatattgaggaaTTAAATAACTCTCATttataattattgtgttttaaaacaccCTTCATAAAGTTTCAAGCCTTGTATTATATTTCAGGGTTCACACATCATTAGAGCCAAACATTTTCCATCTCTTTAAACATGCAAAGACTTGTGTTTGAAGATAACTCACGCTACACTTTCATGTACatgtaacaaaaacattttcttttgacaCCGGGAATAAcataaaatgaaaagttaaaaatatatattttgaaggtTGCCATAGCACCCAGTTTCAAACAAAACCTGAAGTTAACAAGTCATTGGAAGTGACATTGTTTCTTAGTTGTAAGCTTTTTATGGTTCCTTTGACAGGATCCACAGCAGTCAGCTTTTACATTGATATAATAACCATGGATGATTCAACACTCTGGAAATAGAGCACCTTCTAACAGTATTTTCTAAATGTCAAATATAAATGACGATTGTATTGTAGAAAATTATGGTTATATGTCTAGCAATGACTGGTTAAAATACCAAGAATGATCCATTAAttgatggaaaaaaaataataataattttaggcTCCACTTTATGCATAACTTTCAGAATCCTGGTCTGTGTACTTACCTGACATCATTGTCATCAGCAgttataaatgtgtttaattatccagaagttttgaaagaaagtaAAGTCTGAATGTGAATTTAACTTCTATCGGTGTGTTGCTACCACAAAGCTTGTATAACCCTTTGAGCTCCAAcaaccaaatacaattaaaaactaatTAAATAAGAATTAGTTCAAATGCAGAGTAATAACAAACTTTCTTCCAGAGCCTtcagcacatatttatataaatgtaacaGAAAAAACAACGCTCATTCTCTAAAACCGAATGTGTTTTAATATGACCCATCAGTCCTTTAAACTGTGAAATCCGTGAATCTCAAAGTGATGGTCTTCAGTTCAAAATGATTTATGACTGTATAATCTACTTTACTAATTTTCTGGAATTAATTTAATCAAGAGCCAGCAGGTCATTTTGTGCATGCAGTActgatacatatttattttaacaacGCATCTGTTCATGAGTACATGGGCTGTATCTGTATCTTTCCTTCCATTAGCCTTCCATTGACCTGTTTCTCCTAATTTTAGGTCCATTTGGAGTTAACCATGGAGTTGAGCTTCATACAGATGTGGTAGAATACGCCAGGGAAAAACTAGATGATTTTATCAAAGATGGTGATAGCTTTGATAAGTAAGTATCCTGTTATTTAAAAGTTATAAATCCATATTTCAGCTTTTTGTTATCTCcagttttaaaacaatgtttagtTAAGAGGAATTCGTCCCAGTGTGATTTAAATACTGTGTTCTGcaagttattttttacataacaaTAAGTGCATTGTAGAGTACCATTTGAGTTAACAAAAATTGTGTTAGcctgtctcctcctcctcctttttttACAGCAGAATTCTGTATTTTGTGAACTTCCTAAAATGCATAAATTGGTAACCAATTGATTTGCGGTGTTCCCAGTTTGATTTCAATCAAAATGTACGTATTTCTGTTCTTCCAGTTTTGGTCTGTAATGACAAATCATTGTGTAATTCTGGTTTATACTATGCAAGATACAAAAGCTGATGTTTATCTCAAATCTTTCTGTATACAAATATGTTTTAACCAAACATTAGCACAGCTAATGCAGCTTTGGGAAACAGAGGAgtggactttttaaaaaaaatgtagccttATACTGAACAACATAGCAAATTACACATAACTCGCTATACATCAAGCCTGATAATTATGTGATAAATGAAAACATTTGAGAAAGTATTCTTGCATGGGAATACAATTCAGGCTTTtctatatgcattaaaaaaagggaaaacacTTTAGACAGTTATTATAAACCTAGAAAACATAGGGTTATTATGACAGCTGTGTAAAGTCTCTGTTGAACAAAACAATATTAGGCATTCCATTTGCTTCAATTTTTGTCAGGTTTGAGTTTTGTGAGCCCAGCTTTGTTGTTGGTAATTGCTTGGAGATTTCTTCAGACTGTCATCAGTATGACCGAATCTACTGTGGTGCCGGAGTTCAGAAGGATCATGAGAACTACATGAAAATACTGCTGAAAGTAGGGGGAATCCTTGTAATGCCTATTGAAGATCAGGTATGTTTTTATAGTATGACCACTAGTAAATGTTTTGCTCATACTGTACTTTATtagggttttcttttttaaatccagcaTTGAAATTGCAAATGACAGGAAATCTCAAATTATGTAGTTAAACAGTGTTATAATACACTGTTTGCTgtatattattctctctctctctctctctctctatatatatatagacatgaaGTCATTGAAATGCTttgatttgtgtgtttttatttttttatttttttatttttttattgttttctctatCCACAGCTGACCCAGATAATGAGGACAGGACAAAACACATGGGAAAGCAAAAATATCCTTGCCGTGTCATTTGCACCTCTTATTcagccaaacaaaacagacagaagCAAAACGGATACAGTGAATCTGCGTAAGTATCCGATGTGTACTTTTTCTCTTGGGTGAAACTGTTATCGATTTCGTAATTGTGAAAACTCTGCATTGGAAAAATGCTCAGTAAACATGTTCCTAAATGGATTTAGTCAGTGAGCCATTCTGTAAAACAGAGATTTATGTAGGGGAATTTGTACTGCGCTAAATCATCCCGGCAAATGCAATTTAGTCTAAAAGACCCAAGGCTGTGTTAGGTTAACAGTATTTGCAAGGAATGTGTTAGGATTACCATGGTTATGTCACAGTTTTAATGTGAAAAATAGTTTTGAAGACTATCTTGTAATGTTTAGGTCATTGACGTTTTCATGTTTGCTGGTTGGCACAACTTAAAACATGCCAATAGGGGAATTCCATCTATAAATTGTGATTCATACCAGAATTcttaattaaaatggaaatagCACACCTGGATTTGTTAAATAATGTGATCATTTTCTGCTATATTAATCACTCATTTTATCTATGTTATTCATATTATCTTTCTTTCAAAATATGGATATATAAATGTCTTGTTATGAGCTATGCTAAACAACCTAGCTTGTAACAGTATCTAAAATTCACTTAGGAGGTGTGCAGAATGTCACCAGAATTCCCTTAGCAGGTATCTAGAGGCTATTTATGATTTTTTCGGTAACAGTAAATGCCTCGAGGAAATAGCAGCACAAATGTTATTGTCATCCCTGTAAGGAATATATTTAAGAATAAGTCATTACTGTAAAATCTGCTCTAGCTCTTTAAACTCAGTACCTGTTGGATCTAAGTTGCAACATTTTGTactgctgtattttctttttaagaaaatgtttcaGATTTTGGGCTGTTTACCtcatttgcaaatttaaaaacagaCGTGAACCTGGCATAAAGCCACTGGAGTGGCCAACACACATTAACATATTTTTAcctcatgacaaaaaaaaaatgcatgtatcCAGTACTAATTTATTAAGCATTAAAACtgactttttatttctttcagcCCCAATATCTGTCAGAAGCTTACAGGACTTGGCCCGCATCTACATTCGGCGCACCCTTAGAAACGTAATCAATGATGAAACGCAGGCCAAAGGCACTCCCCAGAGAGCACCTCAGAAGCGCAAAAGGAGGAGGTGTCGACAGCGTAGAATCAACAGCTATGTATTTGTAGAAAATCAGCTAATCCCCCAGCCTGTTGATAGTGAAGAAGATGAACGAATGGAGGAGGATAGTAAAGAAGAGGAAGAAAAAGAGAGCAATGAGAGCGTCAAGCAAGAGGAGCCACCGCAGAATCTGCTCAgagaaaaaataatgtttttgcctTTACCAGAATCTTTAAAAGCATACTTGACGTACTATAGGGACAAATAACTCACCTTCTGAAACATTTctcttatttttaaatgtagcattttttggggggggggggtgtatccAGTTGGTCTTTAAGTAGATGACACTGCCATGGTAAAGGCGATCACAAATTACATCACCGATTTACAAGCAGTTTTCTGAACAGAACTTATAACCTATAGATTTAAATATATTCTGAAAAATCCAAGAAGCAACTGTTTATGCTTCTTTCCTACTTGCTCATAACAAAATACTGTTCTTGTGGACATAGGAGTcgtaatatacaaaaaaaaaaaaactaacagcaTTTGGTTCAAATAATTTATTGTGATGGTCATCAAAAGACTTTGATGCGTTGAACAAGACTGCAATTTCCCCAAAGTGTGcttatttgaaaataagtttGCCTTTGTAAATATAATACATGGGGGCTTGCATTGGCACATTGAGCAAATGCACTTTATTTGGTTTGACTTGGAGTatgtagcagggttctgaaaaatgcaGTGTTATacttccccacgtgttgctacaactatttaaataatgtacctttaatttttcttttcgttgttaacatcctgacacgtttttacacttataaatgtAGTCTGTCTCAAAGGTCTTTTAAAGATGTCTGCTCTGGTGCACTCGGGTTTGAAATCAGAGGTGTGCCCTCTATCTGATCACATCCCAATTAAGCTGGGGGAGTGACGAGGGTGTGGTTTCAACTGAGAGACTGTtgtgattggatacaaactgAAAGGCTGTGTGGCTGCAGTGACTCGGTGTGGAGTTTTGAAGCATGGAAGTAGAGAGGAATGTGAAAGAGTAGACAGGGAGAATATAAATTGACATTTTTAGAACCCAGAAATCTTTTTATGTTCGGTAGTGTTGCGAATAACCCCATCGTGATGCAGAATATTCACTTTACCCGAAACCGATCTGAAGAAGATGATCCGCTTTTTTACTTTTGAAATGTGAATAAATTGGATggtttgataattttatttaaaagcataggtTGACAATGTATTTATTAGGCATGAAGAATTGTACACTTTGTTTTATAGTTTATAGATTTATACTATTAAGttaaagttgtggatgaacataTGACTTACAATACAGTACGTCCCTTTCTTAAACAAGATAGCTTTCATGTCTCTTCATAAAGGATCGTCTTCAgtttaatacaatattaatacataataaatacaatataaataaataaacacatcagatggtttgataattgtatttaaaagcatagAATATGCCTATGTATTACCGCattaacttttgttttttgtttttttaatttccagtAGCCTAGTTTTACACATTTGGGGCTAACCCGAGAATAATTCAAACTGAGATCAGTA
This window encodes:
- the LOC117400428 gene encoding protein-L-isoaspartate O-methyltransferase domain-containing protein 1 isoform X1, translated to MGGAVSAGEDNDELIDNLKEAQYIRTERVEQAFRAIDRGEYYLEGYRDNAYKDLAWKHGNIHLSAPCIYSEVMEALKLQQGLSFLNLGSGTGYLSTMVGLIIGPFGVNHGVELHTDVVEYAREKLDDFIKDGDSFDKFEFCEPSFVVGNCLEISSDCHQYDRIYCGAGVQKDHENYMKILLKVGGILVMPIEDQLTQIMRTGQNTWESKNILAVSFAPLIQPNKTDRSKTDTVNLPPISVRSLQDLARIYIRRTLRNVINDETQAKGTPQRAPQKRKRRRCRQRRINSYVFVENQLIPQPVDSEEDERMEEDSKEEEEKESNESVKQEEPPQNLLREKIMFLPLPESLKAYLTYYRDK
- the LOC117400428 gene encoding protein-L-isoaspartate O-methyltransferase domain-containing protein 1 isoform X2 — encoded protein: MKILLKVGGILVMPIEDQLTQIMRTGQNTWESKNILAVSFAPLIQPNKTDRSKTDTVNLPPISVRSLQDLARIYIRRTLRNVINDETQAKGTPQRAPQKRKRRRCRQRRINSYVFVENQLIPQPVDSEEDERMEEDSKEEEEKESNESVKQEEPPQNLLREKIMFLPLPESLKAYLTYYRDK